A region from the Natronorubrum halophilum genome encodes:
- a CDS encoding DUF58 domain-containing protein: MRPTRHTVAIGVLIVFVATLSIVLARPLLLAGPILIGAWVLSRQYRFYSALSRVNDSIVVDQSIERPAVKTEEAVPVTLAVSLDQPSGLALDVAGGPPIGANTDDPLTVSIGPNETGASKTVSAKWPVAGMHDFTQPTIVATDGLFAETIGAGPTPEVTVGAQTSRYPDTELVVDRITTAMGKHVTSRFGSGIEPIDIREYTAGDMLNRIDWNVTARLGKLYVRDFESQTTRGTMLVVDHRTSLGDGAPAESKLDYLREVALATTDHVHEHGDPIGLLTVGNDGITGRLKTASSSRTYDTVRRRLLALEPMEAPDRPLRRSDGLGERLTDTDLRRRIERLKTLDRSGDFGDVIVPYYERQLTYEHRFEDDPFHSAVESAVVRQRAPVWMILFTDDHDRAELYRTVKTARHSLNRVLVVLAPGVLFDIQEMTDTQTVAQRYAAFEEYRRSLERIEGVNVVEVGSKDRFATLLSAMRQENRPSGVA; the protein is encoded by the coding sequence GTCCGCTCTTACTCGCAGGGCCGATTCTGATCGGCGCGTGGGTACTCTCCCGCCAGTATCGGTTTTACTCGGCGCTGTCGCGGGTGAACGACTCGATCGTCGTCGATCAGTCGATCGAACGTCCAGCCGTGAAAACGGAGGAGGCCGTTCCCGTCACGCTCGCCGTCTCACTCGATCAGCCGTCGGGACTCGCACTTGACGTGGCGGGCGGGCCCCCGATAGGAGCGAACACCGACGACCCGCTCACCGTCTCGATCGGACCGAACGAGACCGGTGCGTCGAAGACGGTCTCCGCGAAGTGGCCCGTGGCGGGAATGCACGACTTCACGCAGCCGACGATCGTTGCGACCGACGGTCTCTTCGCCGAAACGATCGGTGCAGGCCCGACGCCGGAGGTAACCGTCGGCGCACAGACCTCGCGATATCCCGACACGGAGTTGGTCGTCGACCGCATCACGACTGCGATGGGAAAACACGTCACGTCGCGGTTCGGGTCCGGAATCGAACCCATCGATATTCGAGAGTATACCGCGGGAGATATGTTGAATCGAATCGACTGGAACGTGACCGCCAGGCTCGGAAAACTGTACGTTCGCGACTTCGAGAGTCAAACGACCCGCGGTACGATGCTCGTGGTCGACCATCGGACGTCGCTCGGCGACGGTGCACCCGCGGAATCGAAACTGGATTACCTCCGGGAAGTCGCGTTGGCGACGACCGATCACGTCCACGAACACGGCGATCCGATCGGGCTGTTGACGGTCGGGAACGACGGCATTACCGGACGGTTGAAAACCGCTTCCTCCTCGCGCACGTACGATACGGTCAGGCGTCGATTACTCGCGCTCGAGCCGATGGAGGCGCCCGACCGACCGCTGCGGCGCTCCGATGGCCTCGGGGAGCGACTCACGGACACGGACCTTCGACGGCGAATCGAACGGCTGAAAACGCTCGACCGTTCCGGCGATTTCGGGGATGTGATCGTCCCGTACTACGAACGACAGCTGACCTACGAGCATCGATTCGAGGACGATCCGTTCCACTCGGCGGTGGAGTCGGCAGTCGTTCGACAGCGAGCTCCCGTCTGGATGATCCTCTTTACGGACGACCACGACCGAGCCGAACTCTATCGGACGGTCAAGACCGCACGTCATAGTTTGAACCGGGTACTCGTCGTTCTCGCGCCAGGCGTGTTGTTCGACATCCAGGAGATGACCGATACACAAACGGTCGCCCAGCGTTACGCGGCGTTCGAAGAGTACCGACGGTCGCTCGAGCGGATAGAGGGCGTCAACGTGGTCGAAGTCGGGTCGAAGGATCGGTTTGCAACGTTGCTCTCGGCTATGCGCCAGGAAAACCGTCCGAGTGGTGTTGCCTGA